The following proteins are co-located in the Apium graveolens cultivar Ventura chromosome 5, ASM990537v1, whole genome shotgun sequence genome:
- the LOC141660304 gene encoding uncharacterized protein LOC141660304, with protein MGSLSGILTRKNMCLSSAKTEQEKCEITEFSKWVLDVGNGTLPNVHPDDIISDPEVVIPDKFLIRARENPLKVVVDVVYPDLTKNIKNADYLRERSILTPTNTIVGDINSYILDQVPGKENSYFSQDSLVDSEGDNNDFGSAFPIEYLNSINMPCLPKYHLKIKEGCVIMLMRNLNQITGICNGTRVIVKRGLPNSIVCDILTGSQVGTTHIIPRIEMEPSDTQWPFEFKRVQFPVQLCYAMTINNSQGQSLHKVGLYLPRSVFTHGQLYVAVSRVTSPSGFHILIDSDSGGYINVTTNVIFEEVFYNLPSKDNQNR; from the coding sequence ATGGGATCATTGTCGGGTATTCTTACTAGAAAAAATATGTGTCTTTCTTCTGCGAAAACAGAACAAGAAAAATGTGAAATTACAGAATTTAGCAAGTGGGTACTTGATGTTGGTAATGGTACTCTTCCTAATGTTCATCCAGATGATATAATCAGTGATCCGGAAGTAGTGATTCCGGATAAATTTCTGATTAGAGCAAGAGAGAACCCACTAAAGGTTGTTGTTGACGTAGTTTATCCCGATCTTACAAAGAACATAAAGAATGCCGACTATTTGAGGGAAAGATCAATTCTTACTCCAACGAATACCATTGTGGGTGATATAAATTCATACATTCTTGATCAGGTTCCAGGAAAGGAGAACTCTTATTTTAGTCAAGATTCCTTGGTAGACAGTGAAGGTGATAACAATGATTTTGGTTCTGCTTTTCCAATTGAATACTTGAATTCCATTAATATGCCTTGCCTGCCAAAATATCATTTGAAAATTAAAGAAGGATGCGTGATTATGCTTATGAGAAACCTCAATCAGATCACGGGAATTTGTAATGGGACAAGAGTGATTGTCAAAAGGGGTTTGCCCAATAGTATAGTATGTGATATACTTACTGGTTCTCAAGTTGGAACAACTCACATTATTCCACGGATAGAAATGGAACCTTCAGATACTCAATGGCCATTTGAGTTTAAAAGAGTTCAATTTCCAGTCCAGTTGTGTTATGCTATGACGATTAATAATAGTCAGGGACAGTCGCTTCACAAGGTTGGACTTTATTTGCCGAGATCCGTGTTTACACATGGACAACTTTATGTTGCTGTATCGAGAGTTACTTCTCCTTCAGGCTTCCATATTCTGATTGACAGTGACAGTGGAGGATATATAAATGTTACAACTAATGTAATTTTTGAAGAAGTTTTCTACAATTTGCCGAGCAAAGATAATCAAAATCGGTAA
- the LOC141660305 gene encoding uncharacterized protein LOC141660305, whose protein sequence is MREYYAYKLMIRPDEGMNLHLGGRLWQQFVVDTFAAVEQSIRDSLTKGDTNLGNIGKNVILPATNSGSQRYNVNTFFDDCGFPVYRRRQTEASVLKKRVLLDNQYVVPYNRDLLLRFHCHINLEVCNSSRSLKYLFKYCLKGHDTATMLLRKKNKKDIPDETTTKVKSTDEIKNFLDGCYICASEAAWRLLGFDIHHRFPSVERLPVHIEDEKSVPFKPHDDLGDVVERAKIRFTKLEGWFEANKTFPEARQYTYTEFPTYFTWKEDLCKWKPRQRGQVADPLKLWEKHWESMSEDILLTRRWITNNNELHLNQSDIQNFALAEIEKLFNDVGKSLKEYNSMPFPDDSFMHGLNNRLLSDKLSYNKEHEHEEHDKLYKSLNKEQLHAYTSIIDSVENGKGGIFFVYGSGGREKTLLWNTLCCKLHSVGRVVLPVASSDIAATLLPGGRITHSRFHIPLKVDEYWVS, encoded by the exons ATGAGGGAATACTATGCCTATAAGCTTATGATACGTCCTGATGAAG GAATGAATCTACATCTTGGTGGTCGTCTTTGGCAACAATTTGTTGTCGACACATTTGCTGCGGTAGAACA GTCTATTCGTGATTCCCTTACTAAAGGTGATACAAATCTTGGAAACATTGGTAAGAATGTCATATTACCAGCAACCAATTCAGGTTCTCAACG GTATAACGTGAACACTTTCTTTGATGATTGTGGATTTCCGGTGTATCGTAGAAGGCAGACTGAAGCAAGTGTTTTGAAGAAAAGAGTTCTTCTTGACAACCAGTATGTTGTACCATACAATAGAGATTTGTTGTTGCGCTTTCATTGTCATATAAATCTCGAGGTCTGTAACTCCTCGCGATCTTTGAAATATCTTTTTAAATACTGCTTGAAAGGTCATGATACTGCAACAATGCTTCttagaaagaaaaataaaaaagataTACCGGATGAAACGACTACCAAAGTAAAGTCAACGGATGAGATCAAAAATTTCCTTGATGGTTGTTATATATGTGCTTCGGAAGCAGCTTGGAGATTGCTAGGTTTTGACATACACCATCGTTTCCCTTCTGTTGAGCGCTTACCGGTACACATTGAAGATGAGAAAAGTGTTCCGTTTAAGCCACATGATGATCTTGGAGATGTTGTTGAAAGAGCCAAAATTCGATTTACCAAACTTGAAGGCTGGTTTGAAGCAAATAAAACTTTCCCAGAGGCAAGACAATACACTTATACTGAATTTCCAACATATTTTACTTGGAAGGAAGACTTATGTAAGTGGAAGCCACGACAACGTGGTCAG GTTGCTGACCCTTTAAAACTATGGGAGAAACATTGGGAATCCATGTCTGAGGATATTCTGTTGACCCGAAGATGGATAACCAACAACAATGAACTGCATCTTAATCAATCAGACATTCAGAATTTTGCTTTGGCAG AAATTGAAAAACTCTTTAACGATGTTGGGAAAAGTCTTAAAGAATACAATTCGATGCCTTTTCCTGATGACAGCTTTATGCATGGACTCAATAACAGATTACTATCTGATAAACTTTCTTACAACAAGGAACACGAGCATGAGGAACATGACAAACTTTATAAATCACTTAATAAAGAGCAGCTTCATGCCTACACTTCTATTATTGACAGCGTTGAAAATGGCAAAGGAGGTATTTTCTTTGTATACGGCAGTGGAGGACGTGAAAAAACTCTCCTGTGGAATACTCTTTGCTGTAAACTACATAGTGTTGGAAGGGTAGTTCTTCCTGTTGCCTCTTCCGACATTGCAGCTACGCTGCTTCCCGGGGGAAGAATAACTCATTCAAGGTTTCACATTCCGTTGAAGGTTGATGAGTACTGGGTTTCCTGA